A stretch of the uncultured Trichococcus sp. genome encodes the following:
- a CDS encoding TIM barrel protein, producing the protein MARIKTAVSLYSLQDEYLNKRMNLEDLMNLLKDLNVEGVEMLPDQMIKNAPHPSQDEVDHWHALLDQTGVKPVIADVFLNSNLYNNRMLTKKECIDLLIQEIKQANRLGMKMIRLVSMVPYWVCEPLLPYCKEYDVTIALEIHAGMAFDGPETLAFIEEMKRLDSPYIGLVIDTGIFCSRFPRVVRAYEVNNGASPEMFDYLDNLFEKGTDLHRVVKENGGTYPDDFKQVIKTKEDHMFAPLCDGYENYPFSVMDEYMPYIKHFHIKMFEMTPEGPEYSMDYKGLLEYLHEHQYDGYVATEYEGNRFILPGEPMQEIQQVIANQQYLQACLKEIQG; encoded by the coding sequence ATGGCAAGAATCAAAACTGCTGTCAGTCTTTACAGCCTGCAGGACGAATATCTGAACAAAAGAATGAACTTGGAAGACCTGATGAACTTACTGAAAGATCTTAACGTCGAAGGCGTGGAAATGTTGCCGGATCAGATGATCAAAAATGCGCCGCATCCATCCCAGGACGAAGTTGATCACTGGCACGCGCTGCTTGATCAAACCGGCGTGAAACCGGTCATTGCCGATGTCTTCTTGAACTCCAACCTCTACAACAACCGCATGCTGACGAAAAAAGAATGCATCGATTTGCTGATCCAAGAAATCAAGCAGGCAAACCGTTTGGGCATGAAAATGATCCGCTTGGTTTCGATGGTCCCTTACTGGGTCTGCGAACCATTGCTGCCTTACTGCAAAGAGTACGACGTTACCATTGCCCTGGAAATCCATGCAGGGATGGCTTTCGACGGCCCGGAAACGCTCGCGTTCATCGAAGAGATGAAACGTCTGGACTCCCCGTATATCGGACTGGTCATCGACACCGGGATCTTCTGCAGCAGATTCCCACGCGTTGTCCGTGCCTACGAGGTCAACAATGGCGCCAGCCCGGAAATGTTCGATTACCTGGATAATTTGTTCGAAAAGGGTACGGATCTGCACCGCGTCGTCAAAGAGAACGGTGGCACTTATCCGGATGATTTTAAACAAGTCATCAAAACCAAAGAAGACCACATGTTTGCGCCGTTGTGCGATGGCTATGAAAACTATCCATTCTCAGTGATGGATGAATACATGCCGTACATCAAGCATTTCCATATCAAAATGTTCGAAATGACTCCTGAGGGACCGGAATACTCGATGGATTATAAAGGCTTACTGGAGTATCTCCATGAGCACCAGTACGATGGCTATGTGGCGACTGAATACGAAGGCAACCGCTTCATCTTACCT